Sequence from the Flavobacterium sp. TR2 genome:
TATTGCTTCTGGATGAGCCAACCAACCACTTAGATATTGAAAGTATCATTTGGTTAGAGAATTTCCTTCGCAATTATCCTGGAGTTGTGGTAATTGTATCGCACGATAAAATGTTCTTGGATAATGTAACCAATAGAACGATCGAAATTTCGTTAGGAAAAGCATACGATTTCAATAAACCTTATTCTCAATATTTGGAGTTGCGTCATGAGATTCGCGAAAAGCAATTGGCAACTCAAAAAAATCAGCAGAAAAAGATTGAAGAAACAGAAAAATTAATCGAGAAATTCCGTGCAAAAGCTTCAAAGGCTTCGATGGCGCAATCGTTGATTAAAAAATTAGATAAAGTAGAAAGAATCGAAGTTGATGAAGATGATAATTCAGTAATGAATATTTCGTTTCCAGTTTCTAAAGAGCCTGGAAAGGTTGTTATTGAAGCGGAACACGTTACAAAAGCTTATGGCGACAAAACGATTCTAAAAGATATTAGTTTATTGGTAGAAAGAGGAAGTAAAATTGCTTTTGTTGGACAAAACGGACAAGGAAAATCTACTTTTATTAAAGCGTTAGTAAACGAGTTTGAATACGAAGGAAATATCAAATTAGGGCACAATGTGCAATTGGGGTATTTTGCTCAAAATCAGGCTGAATATTTGGATGGCGAGATTACTTTGCTTCAAACTATGGAAGACGCGGCAACAGACACCAACCGTATGAAAGTACGTGATATGTTGGGGTCGTTTTTATTCCGTGGTGATGATGTGGAGAAAAAAGTAAAAGTGCTTTCTGGAGGAGAACGCAACCGTTTGGCGCTTTGTAAATTGTTGTTACAACCAATTAACGTTTTGCTGATGGATGAGCCGACGAACCACTTGGATATTAAATCTAAAAACGTTTTAAAGGCGGCACTTCAAAAATTCGGAGGAACTTTATTGTTAGTTTCTCACGACAGGGACTTTCTTCAAGGAATGTCTAATATTGTTTATGAGTTTAAAGATCAAAAGATTAAAGAATATTTAGGAGACATCAACTATTTCTTAGAACAACGCAATCTAGAAAATATGCGTGAAGTAGAGAAAAAAGATGTGGTAAAAAATGCACCAGCTCCGAAAGAAAAAGAAGCAAGTAAATTATCGTACGAAGATCAGAAGAAAGGAAAAGCACTTCAGAACAAATTAAGTAAAATTGAAAGCCAGATTCAGCAGTTAGAAAAACAGATCCAGCATGACGATAAGATGTTAGAAACCAATTATGACAAACATATTGAAGACGCTTCCTTTTTTACGGCTTACAATAAAAAGAAACAAGATTTAGAGCAATTATTAATCGACTGGGAAGTAGTTTCAGAAGAGATTGATAGTTTTAATGCTTAGTTTTTTTGTTTCAAGTTTCAGGTTTCAGGTTTCAAGTTCTTACCTGATGCGTAAATTTTACAGCAAAACACACTAAATTTTTATAGTTTAAATCTACAAAGTTCGCAAAGTTTTATCAGAAGATAGCTTTGCGAACTTTGCGTTTTATAAAACCTCAAAGATCAAAAAAAACGTAAGTGCTTTGCGGTAAAACTTTACCGTTCCAACAAAACTTGAAACTTGAAACATGAAACTTGAAGCATGAAACATGAAACATGAAACATGAAACCTGAAACCTGAAACCTGAAACCTGAAACCTGAAACCTGAAACCTGAAACAAACTACTTAATAATCCCAATAGATCTAGAATGCTCAATCGCTTTGCTACTTTCTTTAAAATAACAAACCGAAACATTTATACTTTCCAGATTTTTTAGAATCTTTTGAACTTCCTTTTTAGGAGATTTTCCAGTTTGTCGAATATAAACAGCAACTACAGTAACAGGAAATATTTTGCAGATTCTTTCATAAAGTTTAGGGTCGTGCTGCGAATCGTCGCCCATTAAAACATATTTTAGTGTTGGGTAGAACTCCACAACGTGTTTTATTTTTTCAAATTTATGATCGTGGTTTCCTCTTCCGCTCATGAAAAAATCTGTAATTCCCCGTTTGATATCTTTTAGCAGAAAAACCGCTTTTGGCAATTTGTTAATTCTCGTGAATTTGGCAATAAACCGATACAAATTCCATTCACTGCTCGAAATGTAAAAAAAAGCATTTACTTCTTCTACATTATCTCTTCCTGCTGAGCTTAAAGCTTGATAGTGAGGTACAACATCTTTGAAAACTTTTCGGTCGTTTACGTTTTTAAATAATAAAATATAAAGCTTTCGAAAGAAGTTATTCGTGTGTGAAATCAAGAAAGTATCGTCAATATCTGATATGATTCCTAGTTTTCCTTTATGAGGTCTTATAAAGCTGCCTTTGCAGATTGTGGTTTCGTTGCGATATTTTAAGCTGACTTTGTAAGGCATCCATCCAAAATGAGTTTCCTTTTCAAGCGGAATGCAAAACTTAAAGTATCCATCGTCTAGCGTTTTGGTATGGATTACTTCGTTGTTGTAGTGTAGGTAAACATCAAAATTCTTAATGGTTTTTATTCTGAACAATCGGAGAATCGAAGTGGCATTTTTTAATTTCCTCTTTTCAAAATTGTATTTGTTTTCCCTTTTTAAAACGTGCCCCATTACAATTAGCTCTTGTTCATTTGCATAACCTCGATATAATTGTAGAATTGGTTTCATTAATTATGTATATTTATGTAACTGTAATTTACTCAATTTAATTGGTATTAAAAATAAAATGTTGAAAAAGAATATTCTGTTTGTTGTAAATCCTATTTCTGGAGACTTGGATAAATCGGATCTGATTGCTGCTGTAGAAGAGTTTGCGGCAACGAATCATTTTGATTTGGAAGTGTATGAAACAACTGGAAAAAATGATTTAAGAGCAATACAATCTTTATATGATGAAACTGCTCCAGAACGTATTATTGTTGCTGGAGGCGACGGAACGATAAAAATGGTAGCCGAAGCAATGGAAGAACAAGATGTCATAATCGGAATTTTGCCTGCGGGTTCTGCAAACGGACTTTCAGTAGACCTGAATCTTCCTGCTGGAGTAGAGGAGAATCTTAAAATTGCCTTTTTGCACCATTATATCGAAATGGATATGATTTGCATTAACGGCAAAAAAAGCATTCATCTGAGCGATCTTGGTTTAAATGCAAATCTGGTTAAAAACTATGAGCAAAGTGATGTTCGCGGATTTTGGGGATATGCACTACAGGCCTTTACGACGCTCAAAGAATCTGAAGAGCCCTTTGTAGCAACTATTTCGGCTAATAATAAAACGGTTCAGCATATCGCAAGGATGATTGTCATTGCCAATTCGCAGAAATATGGAACAGGAGTAATTATCAATCCAAATGGCGCTATGAATGACGGAAAGTTTGAATTGGTGATTTTAAAAAGCCTCGACCTGCTTTTAATTGGAAAAATAATTACCGGAAATATGCCAATTGATTCTGATGATATTGTGATTATTTCGACTGATAAAGCTCAAATAAAAACAGATTACCCCGTTAATTTTCAAATTGATGGAGAATATTGCGGAGCGCAAACTTCGTTAGAAATTGATATTCTGCATAAACAAATGAAAATTGCCGTTCCGTAATTTTGATTTATTTAATCGAGTCGCTTCGCTAGAGCTTTTTAGTTTTGGGGCTAATTTGCTATAGATATTTCGTTATTCCAAAGCTAAAAAAAAAGCTCTATTAGGATCGAAATATTTATAGAAAATGTTTGATTCACAAGTCTCAAAAGCTCCAGCGGAGCGACACAATTAATTTATTTAAAAGGATTGCGCTCTTGCCATTCTGTTTTGGGTTCCAAATAATTGAAGAATCTCGAAATGTTGTGATTGATTAAAGTGTTGCTGTGTGTAATTAAGCCGTACATTTTTATGGGTTTTGCTCCAACAGAACTTTTGATTTCAAGAGCTGTCCTGGCAAAGACAATTTCACGAAAGCCTTTTTTGATAGAATAAGCAATCATATCGTAAAGCATATTTAAATACAGCATTTTTTCGCGCTGCACGCTTTCATCATAACCTAAAAAATAGGTGTCCATTACGTCTCCATTTTTAATTAAAGTGTTGAAGCCTATCAGTTTTTCGTCTAAGAAATAACCATAAAGAAGAAAATTTTCTCCTATTATTTCCTTGAAAAAACTAAAATGGTTTCGAGCTAGAAAAAAGGTATTAAAAGGAGCATTTTTGGCCACATGAAAATAGAGGTCATAAAGAATGTCTTCATACTGTCTGATGTCAGAAAGCGACATTTGACGTTTTTCAATTCCTTCTGATTTTTTTCGCGCGCGTTTGTATTGATCGCGATATTTTTTGGACAAAGCGTCAATGTAATCCTGTTCTGTTTTCCAGTTTTCTTTGATATTAAAAATCATATTTGGCTGGGTCGAAAAGGTGTAGTTATTTTTGAATTCAGCCTGAAGTGGTTCAATTTCTTTTGCAGTAAAATCTTTTATGCTCGTAATGTGAACTTTTTTTCCGCTTTCTTTTAGATCTTTTTTTAATTGATTAATGGCCTTGTGAAGCGTTTTTATAGCCTTTGATGCTTTGATGCTTTTGTCAAAAATAAAGGCATTTTGTCCAGTAAGCATATTGTTTCCAACAAACAAAACGTGCGAAGCAAAATTCTTTAAAGCAAAATTGCGCACCGAAGTTTTTAGACATTTGTCGCGCTCTCCAAAAGATTCGAGTTTTTCTGCAAATAAAAACTGCGTGAGTACAATTCCGATTAGTTTTTTTTCTTCAAAGAGACCGATAAAATGGCAAGTCATATTGACTGGAGAAGAATTTTCCAGTACTTCGAGATATTCTCGTGTCAAAAAAATGTTGTTTTCAGCAAGCGAGTTCCATTCTAAAGGCAATAAAGATGCGCTTTTGTAAATCTGGAAAGAATAGGTTGTATTCAAAAGAGTGAGCTAATTTCTTCAAAATTAGATAATATTTAGAATAACTGATCTGCTTTAAGTTATTATTAAGAAAAACCCGTTTGAGATCAGTTTCTCAAACGGGTTTTTAAGTCCTTAATTAAGCAAATCCACAAATGATTCCGCCCATAAGGGTTAAAGTAAGAATCCAGTATCCGCTATGGATAAAGATATATTTCCAAGATTTTCTTTCAAATAAGCCGTTGATTCCGATTAAAGGAAAAGCAAAAAATAAACCTGACATAAAACCGTGAAGCGCGCCATGTTTAAAAGTTCTGTAAGCCATGCCGTAATCGGCCATAAAAGCCGCGAATGAAGGTTTTGCGCTATCCATCAAAGGTGGCCCGCCAACCATTCCGATTGCGCCAGACTGGTGAATGGTTAGCGACATTAAAGTCATCGTAATCATTAAAGAGAAAACATACGTAAGTCCGAAGATTTTAAGCATATTTCCTTTTTTTAACTCTTCTTGAGTAAGATTATTTTCCTTCATCCAGATCGTTCCAAATACTTTTGGGCTGTACCAGATAAAACCAGTTACGAGCGTAACAATTGCAGCAATAAATAAAGAGGCGAAGTTAATTTGCATAATGTGAGGT
This genomic interval carries:
- a CDS encoding GNAT family N-acetyltransferase; its protein translation is MNTTYSFQIYKSASLLPLEWNSLAENNIFLTREYLEVLENSSPVNMTCHFIGLFEEKKLIGIVLTQFLFAEKLESFGERDKCLKTSVRNFALKNFASHVLFVGNNMLTGQNAFIFDKSIKASKAIKTLHKAINQLKKDLKESGKKVHITSIKDFTAKEIEPLQAEFKNNYTFSTQPNMIFNIKENWKTEQDYIDALSKKYRDQYKRARKKSEGIEKRQMSLSDIRQYEDILYDLYFHVAKNAPFNTFFLARNHFSFFKEIIGENFLLYGYFLDEKLIGFNTLIKNGDVMDTYFLGYDESVQREKMLYLNMLYDMIAYSIKKGFREIVFARTALEIKSSVGAKPIKMYGLITHSNTLINHNISRFFNYLEPKTEWQERNPFK
- a CDS encoding App1 family protein codes for the protein MKPILQLYRGYANEQELIVMGHVLKRENKYNFEKRKLKNATSILRLFRIKTIKNFDVYLHYNNEVIHTKTLDDGYFKFCIPLEKETHFGWMPYKVSLKYRNETTICKGSFIRPHKGKLGIISDIDDTFLISHTNNFFRKLYILLFKNVNDRKVFKDVVPHYQALSSAGRDNVEEVNAFFYISSSEWNLYRFIAKFTRINKLPKAVFLLKDIKRGITDFFMSGRGNHDHKFEKIKHVVEFYPTLKYVLMGDDSQHDPKLYERICKIFPVTVVAVYIRQTGKSPKKEVQKILKNLESINVSVCYFKESSKAIEHSRSIGIIK
- a CDS encoding ABC-F family ATP-binding cassette domain-containing protein, with protein sequence MLNIHNLSVSFGGTYLFEEVTFRLGAGDRVGLVGKNGAGKSTMLKMLAGDFKPDSGVISQEKDIKMGFLRQDIDFEQGRTVLEEAYEAFTEIKVVEKKLEEINHQLVTRTDYESEEYAKIIEDLSDYTHRFDLLGGYNYVGDTEKILLGLGFKREVFNNQTETFSGGWRMRIELAKLLLQSNDVLLLDEPTNHLDIESIIWLENFLRNYPGVVVIVSHDKMFLDNVTNRTIEISLGKAYDFNKPYSQYLELRHEIREKQLATQKNQQKKIEETEKLIEKFRAKASKASMAQSLIKKLDKVERIEVDEDDNSVMNISFPVSKEPGKVVIEAEHVTKAYGDKTILKDISLLVERGSKIAFVGQNGQGKSTFIKALVNEFEYEGNIKLGHNVQLGYFAQNQAEYLDGEITLLQTMEDAATDTNRMKVRDMLGSFLFRGDDVEKKVKVLSGGERNRLALCKLLLQPINVLLMDEPTNHLDIKSKNVLKAALQKFGGTLLLVSHDRDFLQGMSNIVYEFKDQKIKEYLGDINYFLEQRNLENMREVEKKDVVKNAPAPKEKEASKLSYEDQKKGKALQNKLSKIESQIQQLEKQIQHDDKMLETNYDKHIEDASFFTAYNKKKQDLEQLLIDWEVVSEEIDSFNA
- a CDS encoding diacylglycerol kinase family protein — encoded protein: MKKNILFVVNPISGDLDKSDLIAAVEEFAATNHFDLEVYETTGKNDLRAIQSLYDETAPERIIVAGGDGTIKMVAEAMEEQDVIIGILPAGSANGLSVDLNLPAGVEENLKIAFLHHYIEMDMICINGKKSIHLSDLGLNANLVKNYEQSDVRGFWGYALQAFTTLKESEEPFVATISANNKTVQHIARMIVIANSQKYGTGVIINPNGAMNDGKFELVILKSLDLLLIGKIITGNMPIDSDDIVIISTDKAQIKTDYPVNFQIDGEYCGAQTSLEIDILHKQMKIAVP
- a CDS encoding DUF1761 domain-containing protein, giving the protein MQINFASLFIAAIVTLVTGFIWYSPKVFGTIWMKENNLTQEELKKGNMLKIFGLTYVFSLMITMTLMSLTIHQSGAIGMVGGPPLMDSAKPSFAAFMADYGMAYRTFKHGALHGFMSGLFFAFPLIGINGLFERKSWKYIFIHSGYWILTLTLMGGIICGFA